The following coding sequences are from one Ramlibacter henchirensis window:
- a CDS encoding aldolase, whose translation MTERNAMHQQDFESPALRGHREDLALALRAAAHHGLAEGVCNHFSLELPDGSGRFLLNPRGLLWQEVRGDDIVMVDAHGRKLAGRHEVEPTAMFIHAAVHRIARKACVLHTHMPYATALTLTADRGLDTTLSQNAMRFHGRLAIDRTYNGLALDEREGERIARAMEGRDVAFLANHGVIVCGDRVDYAYDDLYYLERACLHQVLAQSTGQPLVAAAEELVRRVAGQIQQERLQSELFFEALRRVL comes from the coding sequence ATGACCGAGCGCAATGCCATGCACCAGCAGGATTTCGAGTCCCCCGCCCTCCGCGGCCATCGCGAAGACCTCGCGCTGGCGCTGCGGGCCGCCGCGCACCACGGCCTGGCCGAAGGCGTCTGCAACCACTTCAGCCTGGAGCTGCCCGACGGCTCGGGCCGATTCCTGCTCAATCCGCGCGGGCTGCTGTGGCAGGAGGTGCGCGGCGACGACATCGTGATGGTCGATGCGCACGGCCGCAAGCTCGCGGGGCGCCACGAGGTGGAGCCGACGGCGATGTTCATCCACGCCGCCGTGCACCGCATTGCGCGCAAGGCCTGCGTGCTGCACACCCACATGCCGTACGCGACGGCGCTGACGCTCACCGCCGACCGCGGGCTGGACACGACGCTCTCGCAGAACGCGATGCGCTTCCACGGGCGCCTCGCGATCGACCGCACGTACAACGGCCTCGCCCTGGACGAGCGCGAAGGCGAGCGCATCGCACGCGCGATGGAAGGGCGCGACGTCGCCTTCCTGGCCAACCATGGCGTGATCGTCTGCGGCGACCGCGTCGACTACGCGTACGACGACCTCTACTACCTGGAGCGCGCGTGCCTGCACCAGGTTCTGGCGCAATCCACCGGCCAGCCGCTGGTTGCGGCTGCGGAGGAGCTGGTGCGCCGCGTCGCCGGACAGATCCAGCAGGAGCGGCTGCAGTCCGAGCTCTTCTTCGAAGCGCTGCGGCGCGTGCTCTGA